The Globicephala melas chromosome X, mGloMel1.2, whole genome shotgun sequence genome window below encodes:
- the LOC115849859 gene encoding small ribosomal subunit protein uS2-like isoform X2 produces the protein MKEKDVLKFLAAETHLGGTNLDFQMEQYIYKRKSDGIYIINLKGTWEKLLLESRAIVAIENPADVSVISSRNTGQRAGLKFAAATGATPITGCFTPGTFTNQIQAAFREPRLLVITDPRADHQPLTGASYANLTTIALCNADSPLRYVDIAIPCNNKGAHSVGLMWWMLAWEVLRMRGTISREHPWEVMPDLCFYRDPEEIEKEEQAAAEKAVAKEEFQGEWTAPAPEFTATQPEVADWSEGVQVPSVPIQQFSTEDWSAQPATEDWSAAPTAQAIEWVGTTTEWSETVLPQTQNVNRLMENKQFLKKQKKYATLFFLAICDCTMDSSLITTFLSIA, from the coding sequence ATGAAGGAGAAGGATGTCCTCAAATTCCTTGCAGCAGAAACCCACTTAGGTGGCACCAACCTTGACTTCCAAATGGAACAGTACATCTACAAAAGGAAAAGTGATGGCATCTACATCATAAATCTGAAGGGAACCTGGGAGAAGCTTCTGTTGGAGTCTCGTGCCATTGTTGCCATTGAAAACCCAGCTGATGTCAGTGTCATATCCTCCAGGAATACTGGCCAGCGAGCTGGGCTGAAGTTTGCTGCTGCCACTGGAGCCACTCCTATTACTGGCTGCTTCACTCCTGGAACCTTCACTAACCAGATCCAGGCAGCGTTCCGGGAGCCAAGACTTCTAGTGATTACTGATCCCAGGGCTGACCACCAGCCTCTCACTGGGGCCTCTTATGCTAACCTGACTACCATTGCTCTGTGTAACGCAGACTCTCCTCTGCGATATGTGGACATTGCCATCCCATGCAACAACAAGGGAGCTCACTCAGTGGGTCTGATGTGGTGGATGCTTGCCTGGGAAGTTCTGCGCATGCGTGGCACCATCTCCCGTGAACACCCATGGGAGGTCATGCCTGATCTCTGCTTCTACAGAGATCCTGaagagattgaaaaggaagagcaggCGGCAGCTGAGAAGGCTGTGGCCAAGGAGGAATTTCAAGGTGAATGGACTGCTCCAGCTCCTGAGTTCACTGCTACTCAGCCTGAGGTGGCGGACTGGTCTGAAGGTGTGCAGGTGCCTTCTGTGCCTATTCAGCAGTTCTCCACTGAAGACTGGAGTGCTCAGCCTGCCACTGAAGACTGGTCTGCAGCTCCCACTGCTCAGGCCATTGAGTGGGTAGGAACAACCACTGAGTGGTCTGAAACTGTTCTTCCACAAACTCAAAATGTAAATAGGTTGATGGAAAATAAACAgtttctaaaaaaacaaaagaaatatgctACGTTGTTTTTCCTAGCAATCTGTGATTGTACCATGGATTCTTCCCTGATcaccacatttttatccattgCGTAA
- the LOC115849859 gene encoding small ribosomal subunit protein uS2-like isoform X1 translates to MAAGASTPDSRAAVFRKPQHFTSWWNMTPGSNRGPYGVVLYSHRNLKGNFHNVRSLDVLQMKEKDVLKFLAAETHLGGTNLDFQMEQYIYKRKSDGIYIINLKGTWEKLLLESRAIVAIENPADVSVISSRNTGQRAGLKFAAATGATPITGCFTPGTFTNQIQAAFREPRLLVITDPRADHQPLTGASYANLTTIALCNADSPLRYVDIAIPCNNKGAHSVGLMWWMLAWEVLRMRGTISREHPWEVMPDLCFYRDPEEIEKEEQAAAEKAVAKEEFQGEWTAPAPEFTATQPEVADWSEGVQVPSVPIQQFSTEDWSAQPATEDWSAAPTAQAIEWVGTTTEWSETVLPQTQNVNRLMENKQFLKKQKKYATLFFLAICDCTMDSSLITTFLSIA, encoded by the exons ATGGCTGCTGGAGCTTCTACTCCCGATTCAAGGGCAGCAGTCTTCAGGAAACCACAACACTTCACTTCCTGGTGGAATATGACGCCTGGCTCTA ACAGGGGTCCATACGGCGTTGTTCTGTATTCCCATCGGAACTTAAAGGGAAACTTTCACAATGTCCGGAGTCTTGATGTCCTGCAAATGAAGGAGAAGGATGTCCTCAAATTCCTTGCAGCAGAAACCCACTTAGGTGGCACCAACCTTGACTTCCAAATGGAACAGTACATCTACAAAAGGAAAAGTGATGGCATCTACATCATAAATCTGAAGGGAACCTGGGAGAAGCTTCTGTTGGAGTCTCGTGCCATTGTTGCCATTGAAAACCCAGCTGATGTCAGTGTCATATCCTCCAGGAATACTGGCCAGCGAGCTGGGCTGAAGTTTGCTGCTGCCACTGGAGCCACTCCTATTACTGGCTGCTTCACTCCTGGAACCTTCACTAACCAGATCCAGGCAGCGTTCCGGGAGCCAAGACTTCTAGTGATTACTGATCCCAGGGCTGACCACCAGCCTCTCACTGGGGCCTCTTATGCTAACCTGACTACCATTGCTCTGTGTAACGCAGACTCTCCTCTGCGATATGTGGACATTGCCATCCCATGCAACAACAAGGGAGCTCACTCAGTGGGTCTGATGTGGTGGATGCTTGCCTGGGAAGTTCTGCGCATGCGTGGCACCATCTCCCGTGAACACCCATGGGAGGTCATGCCTGATCTCTGCTTCTACAGAGATCCTGaagagattgaaaaggaagagcaggCGGCAGCTGAGAAGGCTGTGGCCAAGGAGGAATTTCAAGGTGAATGGACTGCTCCAGCTCCTGAGTTCACTGCTACTCAGCCTGAGGTGGCGGACTGGTCTGAAGGTGTGCAGGTGCCTTCTGTGCCTATTCAGCAGTTCTCCACTGAAGACTGGAGTGCTCAGCCTGCCACTGAAGACTGGTCTGCAGCTCCCACTGCTCAGGCCATTGAGTGGGTAGGAACAACCACTGAGTGGTCTGAAACTGTTCTTCCACAAACTCAAAATGTAAATAGGTTGATGGAAAATAAACAgtttctaaaaaaacaaaagaaatatgctACGTTGTTTTTCCTAGCAATCTGTGATTGTACCATGGATTCTTCCCTGATcaccacatttttatccattgCGTAA
- the BEX4 gene encoding protein BEX4, whose product MASKEEQAVKNLNMENTQQEKEGGDQAPLQNGEESRDLGGGRGQKPGGNVRLGRIRRLVPNFRWAIPSRHIDHNEVGDDVEKHVGQMMEIRRKTKKQQMRHHLRYQTPEPDNHYEFCLIP is encoded by the coding sequence ATGGCGTCCAAAGAGGAACAAGCAGTAAAAAATCTCAACATGGAAAATACCCAACAGGAAAAGGAAGGCGGGGACCAGGCCCCTTTGCAGAATGGAGAGGAATCACGCGATTTAGGAGGGGGTAGAGGCCAGAAGCCTGGAGGAAATGTCAGGCTGGGACGGATTAGACGACTTGTCCCTAATTTTCGATGGGCCATACCCAGCAGGCATATTGATCACAATGAAGTGGGGGATGATGTAGAAAAGCACGTAGGGCAGATGATGGAAATCAGGAGAAAGACTAAGAAGCAGCAAATGAGGCATCATTTGCGCTACCAAACTCCTGAACCTGACAATCATTATGAGTTTTGCCTTATACCTTGA